attttgcactgtcttttaaactgtttgttcttaatgtaggtgtattaggcattgtaagagcgtctctcaggcaaccggaaaatgcACAATCGACAATCCCTGTGGGTGCTTGATACAGGAAAACAACTAGAGTAAAATCCCCTTTGTAAAATAAAAATGTGTGTCCACCATAAAAACTGTTTTGATATATTTTCTTAATCTGTTCCTTAGGTTTCAAAGGGAATCTAACTGAAGAAACAGTTCCAATAGTAATTAACCTAGTTTTGACGATTGGAAGCATGTTGCTTTCCTTGTACTACTTGTTGTGGCAGACCTATGTGCTGAAAGCAGATGTAATAATGAATGCAATCCTTCTGATAATTTATGGATTGGAGGAAATATTGGACATAATTGCTGTTTCATCTTTTGCCAGGTAAATTTTGATTTGCCTTGTATCTCATTTAAGTCCAAATGTCATTGATATCGATGTAACATTGATAACTATTTCTTGTTCATCTTTGAACAAGGTTGCATTATTTGGAAGTTCTAAAAATCTGGTGAAATTTCAGTTGGCTAACTTAAGATAACTGAACTATTTAGGCAAGTTAATTTCTTCTTAGTAAAGTTTATATCATTGGTAGTTTGTGATTTATGATCAGCATCAGTCAGATTTCCTACCACTGATCTTCATTCAATTACAGGTATTCCAGTTAGAAATCATATGTGGCGTCATAACTTGCAATAGTTTTAAAATTCAGTACTGTTTTATTTGTGCTTTTATCCTATAGTACAAATATAAAAAGCCTTACTTTGATCATTCAACATCAGTATCTCATGCAAAAATATTAATGCAGTGCAGAAACATTGAAAAACACAGGACAATACTCCACTGATTATGAATCCaaatcccacctacctgcatgTGGTCTCTATCCCTCCATTTTTTGTTCATGTGTCTGTTCAAATATCGCTCAGACATTGCTTTTATCATCTCCTTGGCTGCACATTCCAGGCAACTTCCACATtctctttgttaaaaaaaaaaaatttgcaaatcTCCTTTGAACTTTCCCTCtcttgtatttgacatttccatcctGAGAAAAAGATTCTATCTACCCTAAAAATGTCAACATTTTGTATATTTCTTTGAGGACATCCCTCATCTTCTGAATCATGAAAACAATCCAAATTTGtcctttccaatccagacaactttctgttaaatctctcctgCACCCCCTTAAAAAATTCCATGTCTTTCCTCTAATGTGGTAAGCAGAATTGCATACAagattccaaatgtggcctgaccAAAATATTATTTGGTTGCAAACATGAGTTTCCAACTTTAAATTCACTGAACAATGAAAGCAATCATTCTGTACAAATATCCTTGTTAAAGCATTGGCAGTTTCTTCCCTTTCTTACCTCCATATCCTGGGATAGATCCCATCAGGGCCTTTGGAGTCAGGTTGCTCACAGTGAGAGGTTATGTAGAGAATGATTAGATATTTCAGGCTATCCAGAGAAATTACATGCAAATTAATGCTTTCTAAATAACCATTGGCCTTGAGATGGGTTGAACTAACATCTACTTCATCCTGAAGTATGCATCAGACCAGAACATGCAAAGAAGACCAATTCTCtcccaaatgatcaggtgctgtgtcttgaaGTGGCCAATGTGAAGAGAGAGTTGGGCAAGGTCAGCCCATGGAAAGCCTATGTTAACATTCCTGGCAGAGTGCTTAGGGGATGTGCAGCttagctagcagatgttctcactgtcatctttaacatctccctgagaagtgccGAGATCCCAACGTGCTTTGAAGCCACCACCAATGTCTCTGTGCTGAAGGCTTCTGagtcctgcctcaatgacatcTATCGTAacgaagtgcttcgagaggcttgttcatcaagctcctgctgcccccgtcATTGGACCTACTGTAGTTTGCACATAGATCCAACTGCTCTAATGGACAATACCACTGCCCTACATCTAgctctcacccacctggaaaataaggactcttATGCTCAAATgcagtttattgacttcagttcagcattcaaaacAATCAATACCTCAGTATTTGATAAAGAAATTGCTGGGTctaaaacacctccctctgcaattggattcttgactttctgtctgggagacctcaggcagtccagatcgAACATCACTTCGAAGACCATCACATTGAGTATGGGGGACTCCAGGACTGTGTGCGTagcccactgctgttcactctgctgacccacgactgtgcagctaaacacagcttgaaccacaacATTAAGTTCGCTGACGacatgaccgtggtgggcctgattaGCAAGAATGACAAGTCAGCATAGAGAGATGAGATGCAGTCACTAATtggctggtgcagagccaacaacctgtaatgaatattaaaaaaaaacaagagaaggttgttgacttcaggagggcttgGCAGTCCACACTCTGGTGACCAGTGATAGGTTgaccgttgaggtcatcaagagtatcaagttccttgaagtGCACTTGGCGaagaatctctcctggtcccttaacaccagctccatagccaagaaagcccagcagcgcctctacttcctgaagAGGCTAaggaaagttaatctcccaccctccatcctcactacattctgcagaggatgtattgagagcatccgatgcaactgcatcactgcctggtttggaagctataCTACCTCAGACCACAACCtgactgcagaggatagtgaagtcagtgaaaAAGATAATTGGGAACTCTCtttctaccatgaaggacatctacaacattcggcaggcaaaagataataaatcttgtgaaggactccacacacgcCTCACgtattctcccttctgccatttggtaggaggtaccgtagcacttggGCTCcaatgtccagattgggcaagtttttttcccccaccaagccatcaggctcctgaattcccagaatataGGTGGATAGtgcaccatggacttttactgtattcgctttaatattttattatgtttaACATATTTATGTCAATATCAaacatggtcctggagaaacactatctcatctttaccgtgcaagcatggtatgaatgaaaaataaagatGATGACTTCTCTGCTGTAATATATTCTGGTTTCTCTCAACAGCTAAATGTTGGTCACTTAAAAAGTGAAAATTACTATTTTTTAACTGAATTAAGCAGAATTTAGTGGGGGACCTGTTTCCTAGAAATTGAATTGTGAACTTATTTCATGTTGTATCAATAGCCAATAGAAAGCCATTGCTTAGCAACTTTTTGCAGAAAGTAGCTTGTGTTCATTGAAGTAATAATTCTGACTGATAAGATGTTAAGATGAggttttataaatttaaacaagCTCATGATTGTGCGCATTGTCATTAGACTAGAAGAAATAGTTATTCCATCCATTTAACTGGATTCACTTTGCTGTTGATGGGACTGTGAAAAGTTAGCATATTACAGTATTTATCTTTATTTTGTCCAGGACCTACACATGAAGTGATTGGAATGATGCAACGTTCATTTATCCACTATTCCCACTCCTGAAAGATTTTGCAGTTTGTCAAATAGGATCAaaacctttggaaaaattaaagttTCTGCAAGGATATTGCGTAAATATAGGGTGATATTCTGATTTTGCATTTCTAATTAATCTGATACCTGCCTCCAAAAAGATCTACAAACTTCATTCAGACTGCTTTTCCTTCAGCATCAGAAACTCTATCGTGTATTAAATGATGAAACTGCACTGCCAAGAGACAATGTCCTACATTCAGTGTCATTCATGTTGAAAACGAAGGTGATGACCCTGCATCTGAAGCTTTGTGCTTTGCACCAAGTGCCAAATTACGTTGCCAGTTGATTGAGAGCAAAATCTTTAAATTCAGTTCTTTGGAAGAAAAACAAACATTCTTTAAGGGGGTATGTTGTGGACCTCAAGGATGCTTCTAATCATTAGTAAATTTATTATAATAAAACTTAATGTTATATATACATGAATTACATTTTAGCTGGTTGATGTAAAGATTAATTTGAATATTGTGTGGGATAATCATCAAGATTTTTGTGTGATGATCCATTTTGCTGCAAAAAATCATTTACATTGTGGTTTTTTTGTGTGGAAGAATGAAGTTTGCTGCTGCATTGATGATGTGCTTTTGCATGTAGTAGAAACGTTTGAGGAGTTTCCAGTCAATCGGGATTGTGAGCATTGTTGACATGAAGTCTGGTGTTCCGCATCAGTATCCAACAAGCGTTTAGTTAAAGATATGACCATTTAAGATCCAGGATTTTTTTTGTAAGTATCTTGGATTACATTGAACAATTTTCATATCAGTCACTGTACATGTGCTTGTTTATTAAATAATAGGAGCACTGCAGAAATTACTTATGCAGCAACTTCCATTTATTGATACAATTTTTAGATGAAGGTCATAGTCACACAAAGTGGAAACTTGcctatgctgaccaaaatgtctaacTTCCACTTGTCCAACTTATctgcgtttggcccatatccctctaaaccaattTAATCCCTGTGTCTGTCTAATTTTTTATTAAACTTTTCAAcattacctgcctcaaccacctccggcagcccattccatacacctacCACccaatatgttaaaaaaaaaactttgccctcaggtttctgttaaatttcttctccctccacccccctcaaTCCTATATCCTCTAATTACTGATTTTTTCTACTTTAGTAAAAAGGCTctctgcattcacctgatctgttcctctcatgattttgtatactctTGAGATCACTTCattctcctgtgctccaaggagtAAAGCTCGAGCCTGCTCAAACTCTCCCTGTCACTCAGGTAATGAAGTAAATCACAGTGTCAGCTTGGATGACATCAAGAGGCTTTTAAACTTTATCATGCAACTTCATCCTTTAGTTTTTTAAAGTCTTTGCTTTCCCCAGCCAAATGAAAGTACTGGGAATAGCAGATTGAAATATTGTATATTGCTCTGAAcatgaaaacaaacattgcaagCCATCTATCATTCTATGTTTTGTGTATTTATACTAATATTGGAACATTGTACGGCTGAAGCAATTTCAAGTGTTTGATAATCCAAAAAGTAATAAAAGATTGCTTAAGACATCTCAGTAGTTTTCATTCTGGTTGGCAAAATTATGGACATTTCAGCAGCCAATGTAGACTTTCATGGGAAAGTActttattttctccattttttttcagttATGCAGTTCTGTTAATAATAACCTTCAAGTACCATGA
The Narcine bancroftii isolate sNarBan1 chromosome 1, sNarBan1.hap1, whole genome shotgun sequence genome window above contains:
- the LOC138744855 gene encoding transmembrane protein 80-like isoform X3, with the protein product MIYYFNIFYFIFYILATFLMVIYKSQVFTFPGGYLALDLVLLILMIILEVTRLYHGFKGNLTEETVPIVINLVLTIGSMLLSLYYLLWQTYVLKADVIMNAILLIIYGLEEILDIIAVSSFARTYT